CACAAGGTGGCGGTCTGTTTGGATTTGTTTCCCACACTCTCTAAAGAGGCCTTAAAGGGGTTGTTTCAAAAGCGTTCATACCTACTCTCTACGATGCCTTTAGTAACGTGGCTAGAAGGGGTATTGCACCACAAGTTGGCCCGCTTGGTCTTAGAAAATCTGGGGCTTCATGGGGCAAGCACACTGGACACTAAAACCTTAAACCGCCTTGTGCACGGGTGTAAACGTTTTGAATGGGAGATAAAAGAGAGTAAAGGCTACGCTACGGCTGAGGTGATGGCTGGCGGCGTGGCGATGGAGGAGATTGACCCGTTAACCATGGGCTCACGCAAGGTAGGCGGGCTCTATTTTAGCGGGGAAGTGTTGGATGTGGATGGAGATTGCGGGGGATACAATCTCCATTTTGCGTGGGCGAGCGGGATTAAGGCGGGGCGCGGCATGGCCCGCTAGTAGAGTATTTTGCTTAAAAATTTCTTTGGCTGATTGTTTTTAAGAAAAAATAGATTATTATGAAGTGTTAAAATCAAAAAAAGGCTTTGCCATGAGGGGTCTGTTTCTTTGGTTGGCACTGGGTGCGCTAACGTTGCTTTATGCAGCAGTAGGGTCAGTGACACTGGTGGTGGGGGAAGCCCACGTGGTGCGAGGTGAGCAAACGCTCAATGCTGTATCGGGGATGACACTTTTGGAAAAAGACAGTGTAAATACCCAAGCAAACGGCCAAGTGCAGATGCGTTTTAGCGATGATACGATTATCTCTTTGGGAAAAAATTCAAGTTTTAGCATTGATGCGTACCTTAACGACGCGGTTGCGCCTCAGGCGAAGTTTGGTATAGCTCAAGGGACTTTTGGTGTAATGACGGGCAAGATTGGAAAAATCGCGCCACAGAATTTTAACATCCAAACTAAAACTGCGACTATCGGAATTCGTGGTACGCACTTTCGGGGGCGTACAAGTGAAGCAGGGGATGTGATTTTGTGTTTGAGCGGAATGATTCAGGTTGTCACCTTGTTGGGCGGTGCGAGTGTCGATGTGCCAGCGGGAACGTTAACGTATGTCATACCAGGCCTACCGCCATCACCACCACGCCCAGTAGGGCCCGCTGATATGGAAGAG
This Sulfurospirillum tamanense DNA region includes the following protein-coding sequences:
- a CDS encoding FecR family protein, which translates into the protein MRGLFLWLALGALTLLYAAVGSVTLVVGEAHVVRGEQTLNAVSGMTLLEKDSVNTQANGQVQMRFSDDTIISLGKNSSFSIDAYLNDAVAPQAKFGIAQGTFGVMTGKIGKIAPQNFNIQTKTATIGIRGTHFRGRTSEAGDVILCLSGMIQVVTLLGGASVDVPAGTLTYVIPGLPPSPPRPVGPADMEE